Below is a window of Clostridiales bacterium DNA.
AAAATCCTTGCCGTCAAAGCCGAACTCGCCGATGATGTCCTGGGACGCCGCGATTCCGTAGTAGGAATCCAGGCGGTTGTAGTATCCGCAGCCGTAGTAGGCAATGCCGTCCGGGGAGTTCGGCACGGTCGCTTCCTTGATCAGGTCGATCATGTCCTCCCAGGTCCAGTTGCGGTCGGGTTCATCCATGTTCAGCGCTTCCAGCACGTTCCGGTCAATGTACATGCCCGTCGGGAAGAACTTCACCGGCACGGCGTAGCGGGCTTTCGTCATGAAGGTGCCGACACCCGCACTGTTGATCGTGGAGGCGATCTTCTGGGTTTCCGGATCGGAATCCCAGTAGGCGGAGATGTCGCTCAGCAGCATGTTGCTCAGTGCGAAGTCGCAGTCTGAGTACATGATGACGTCGGGCTTGATTCCGCCGCTGGAGTTGCCCATCAGGGTCAGCAGCGTATCGTCATAGGTGGAGACGTTTTCATACTGCACCGTCACCTTGATGTTCGGGTAGATCTGCATGAAACGCTCCGCCAGGGCCTGGACCGTTTCATCCTGGTCAAAGTGGAAATAGGTCAGCTCGATTTCATCCTGGGTCAGGTCGGTCGCCTTGTGGTACGTAATACCGTCAATCACGACCTCTTCCGTCTCTCCGGTCACACCTTCCGCCGCCGCAAAGCTCATGCAGCCCAGCAGCAGGGTGATGGCCATCAGACATGCCAGCAGTTTTCTGAACATGGGGAATCCTTCCTTTCATTCGAAAAATTGTTCTCTATGATACGCGCCGGGTTCCCGCCGCGGTCCATATTCGTTACTCACCGGTGATACCGGTCCGGTCGATGCTTTCCACAAAGTGGCGTTGCAGCACAAAGTACAGGATCATCAGCGGCAGTACGGCGATCAGCGTGCCGGCCATCTTGATGGACTCATTCAGGTTCGTGGCGCCGCTCGCCGCGGTCTGCGCATAGCTGGAGTAGTTCGTGTTGAAGTTCTGCAGCTGAATGATCAACGTGGTCAGGCTGCTTTCCACCAGCACGCCGTGCACAAACAGCTGCGTCAGGTAAAACTCGTTCCAGTACCACACGAAGGAAAACAGGGCCACCGTGATGAACGCCGGAGCCGCCGTCGGCAATGAGATGGAGAAAAAGCTCTTGAAGTGCCCGGCACCGTCAATCTTCGCCGCCTCCACCAGGGCCTGCGGCACGTTCCGGAAGAACTGCCAGAAGATCATGATGAAGATCGGCGCGTTCAGCCCCTGGGCCACAATTGCCGGTACGATGAACGCCCACACGCTGTTCAGGATGCCCAGGTTCGCGTACATGCTGTAGGTGGGAATCATCGTAATCTGCCGCGGCAGCACGAATGTCAGGATAATCAGCCCGATGATGATGCCCTTGCCCCGGAATTTGTACCGGGCCAGGCCGTAGCCGGTCAGGCTGCAGGCCACAAGGTTGCACAGCGTGGGCAGCCCGGCAATCAGGAAACTCTGCAGCAGGGAGTTTCCGTAGTTCATGCTGGCGCCCGCCTGCCGGTAGTTGTCCAGGTTGAAGCTGGACGGAATCCACTGGATCGAGGAATCCAGCAGGTCATCCAGCGTCATGAAGGACGCGGAGATCATGTACAGGATCGGATACAGGTAGATGAACCCGATGCAGATCAGCAGGCCGTAAATGGCAATCAGCTTGATCATGCCGTTCCGGTCGCGGGTGCCCAGCAGCAGCTTCCGGATCCGGTCTCGGTTTATCCGGCGGGTAACGGCCGCCGTTTCCGCGCGCGTCTCAGCGGACGGTGGGACGGTTGTACTTCTTTGCATGCCGTGCCTGCCTCCTTTGGATTTTCAGCACCTTCCGGCGCTCAGCCTTCGCTTTCCGGTCCGCCTTTCTCGCGTCCTTCTCATACCGGTCTTTCCGGGTCATGAATATCAGGGCAAATATGCCGACCAGCAGGAGCACCACCAGGGAATACAGCCACGCCATGGCGGAGGCGTATCCGTATCCTTTCTCCGATGTTCCGGAGAACATGGCGCTCTTGATCAGGCCGATCAGCTTGTTCTGGTCGTTCGAGGAAACAAATACGATCGTGTATACGCAGTTCAGCAGGATCATCGGCTTCAGCGACGGAAGCGTGATCTTCCAGAACATTTCCCATCCGGAAGCGCCGTCCACATACGCCGCTTCATACTGGCTCTTGTCAATCTTCTGCAGGGCGGACAGGAAAATCAGGATCGGAACGCCGGAGTACCACAGGATCGTCACCATGTTCGAGAACAGCCCGGCAATCGGGGTGGCGATCACCTCCGGCAGGAAGCTTGAAATCGCGCCGGTCACCGCCTGCGTATCGATCACGGAAATCGTGCCCGCGTTCTGTTCGGTCAGGGAGTTCAGGATCGGTCCGGATACGATAATCACCGGCAGGAAGAAGATCAGCCGGAAGAACCCCTTGCCTTTGATCTTCTCGTTCAGCATCAGCGCGATCATCATCGCGAACACCACGATCACCGGTACGGAAATCACTGTGCTCAGCAGGTAATCCACCAGCTCCGGCAGAAAATCCGGGTCACTCAGCAGGATCTGGGTGAAGTTGCCCTGCGCGAGGAACGTAAACCGCATGCCCTCCGAGGTCAGGCGGATGTTGTTCAGTGCATACCAGAAGCTCATAAACAGCGGATATACCAGGAATACTGCTGCGCCGATGATCCACGGCAGCACGAACATCACGCCCGCCCGGGCTTCCTGCTTCTCCAGCGGTCCGCGCTTTACCCGGATCCGGTTTTCCTTCTTCGGCCGGGGCTTTGCGTAGGTTGTCACTGTGCTTCACCTCCCGCCGTCCGTTCCGATACCCGGAAGGATTTGGCCCCGATGGTCTCCCCGTCCGCCGTCCGGTCTTCATCCGCATAATTCACATAGACCGTCACGCCGTTCGAGTAAGTCACCCGGCGGATCCCGCCTTCCAGTTTTTCATGGTTTTCAATCACCGCGCCGGCTGTCTTTGCGTTCAGCTCCCGCAGTTCCCGGTCAAACCGGATCACCGTCTCCCGGTATGCATCCCACTCGGTGGAATACAGGTCGTTGGAGTTCGTATAGATCAGATAGGACGAGTTCTTCTTCGTGATGTAGAAGGACGGGAATACGCCGGTTTCCGCCAGGGTCAGGAAGAGGTCCGTCTTGTTCGCCTCAAAGTTGACGTAGTCCGAATACATGGGAACCAGTCCCTTCAGTGCCATCGTGAGGAAAGGAACCTCCTCATCCGTGTACATGTATTCCGATCCGTCCAGCGGCATGTTCAGGAACGCGCTCATCGCCGGCCACTGGTACTGGAAGGGTTCCTCCAACGCCAGCTTCAGCCCGCCGGAAGCGTTCCGCAGCGCCTGTTCGTAGGCGTCCGCCCCGTCGTTCCGGGTATAGTAGGTGTCCCGCAGGCTGTAGGAGAACAGGTTCTCCGTAATTCCGCCCACCGCCAGGGCTCCGACGCCGTTCCTTTTCAGGTCCTCTGCCAGGCCGGTCAGCTTTTCCTTCGCCTTCTCCGGCAGCAGGTAGTAGAACAGGTTGTAAACCTGCTTGCTGCTTTTTTCCTTCAGGGTGGTCTTGTTCACCATCTTGGCTGCGTCATAGGTGAAGGTGTTGGTGGAGGCATTCATCCGCAGAGCGTCCACATAGGGCATCAGGACGTAATCCTGCGCGGCCGCTTCCGCAATCAGCTCCTTCAGGGCGCCGGTTCCGCCGATTGCCCCGTCCGCCGCAAAGCTTGTTACCGGCAGCGCGTAGATTCCGCCGTTCTGCCAGCCGCGGTATTCGCTCAGTACGGAGCTCACTCCGGCTTCCCGCAGCTCCGCGTAGATATCCTTCACATCCTGCACGGAGGTCATCACCACCGCGCGGGTGCCGACCAGGAATTTCTCCTGGTCCTCCGCCAGGAAGTCGATCCGCGTGCGGTAGCTGTCTTCCTGCGGTGTCACAATCCCGTATTCCTGCAGGTATTCCCGGTACCGCCGCGCCATTCCGGCATATCCGGCGTCTTCCCCGGTCAGCAGGCAGTAGCGGACGGACAGGTCATGATGGGTCCGGTCCTTTTCCACCATATCCATCTTGGTGGACCCGGACTGGTTCAGGGGCTGCTTATACACATCCCGCAGCAGGAATTTGGCAAAGCAGCGGTTGTAGCTCACGCGCATCACCCCGTTCGGGTGCGCCTCGATGGAGCAGCGTTTTTCGCCCTGTTCCACCACCGCGAGATAACCGGTCTGCTCATCCGTATGCGCGATGCCGAATACCGGCGCCGTGATCTGGTGGGGCTTCAGCACGGTTTCGTACCGGTCCCACAGGTAATTGGCCGGGGAGCTTTCCGTAAACCCGTTGTCCGATCCGTAGATCAGCTGGGAATATCCCGTCGGAAACCGGCCTTCCTTGTCGGTCAGGTGGATCAGCGCGCCGTTTCCGTCCGGAACCAGCATGTAGCCGGTCCGCTGGTCCATATAGGTTGCGCCGAACATGGGATACAGGCTCACCATGGCCATGCTGGTGCCTTCCGTTTCTTCCCGGATGGAGCTGTCCGGAACGGTCACCAGCAGCTCGTCGCCGTCCAGCCGCACCTGCAGCGTCAGCCCGAGTCCGAACTCGGGGTAGAACACCGCCACATCAAACCCGTTCTCCAGGTAGCTGTATTCCAGCGTATGCTCGTTGTTGATCAGGTCCGCCTGTTTGTAGTTCTTGCTGCTGCCCGTCAGCACGTCCAGCACGAATGCGGAATAGGTGTAACCCTTCCAGGTCTTGTTCAGCTTGCCCTGGGCGGTATGCTCGTTCAGCGTGGAGGCGATCAGCGCCCCGTTCTCCCGGTTGCGCAGCAGCAGGGAAATCGTCGGTTCATACAGGTACAGCTCATACCGGTCGCTTTCCGCGATCAGCCGGTATTCCGCGTATTCCGCGGGCAGCGCTGTCTCCGCACTCTCCGCAGCCCCGGCTGTCCCGGTGGTCTCCGGGCTTTCCGCCAGGGCGGCCGTTCCGGTCAGGAACAGCACCGCGGCCAGGCACAGCAGTAAAATCCGTCTCTTACCCAACGCGATACACCGCCTCTCCGAACAGCGCGCTCACGAACTCGAACACCTGGGCCCACAGCACGTAGATGATGAAGATAATCAGGGCCAGGATCAGCACCGTGAAGATGGTCAGGAAAATCACCTTGGCCGTCTCCTTCGCGGTGTAGTTGTTAACCTCCTTGATTCCCAGCACGATCAGTACTGCCGACCAGCCGTAGATCAGCAGCCGGATCAGCGTGATCAGGAACTGCTCGTTTGTGGTCAGCACATGGCTGAGCAGGAAGCACACCGGCGTCAGCAGGATGTACGGCGTCAGGCTGTAGCAGAAATAGGTGAAAATCTGCTTCACCCGGCCTTCGCCGTCATTGATCGTACACACCAGGTAGTTGCACAGCGTCAGCCCGGCCACGGTCACCAGGATCATCCCGATGTCGGAGAATATCTCATACCGGCCGTCCTGGATCGTCTTCTGCAGGAAGCCGCACAGGTACTTGTCCGCCAGGAACTCCAGGATGAAGATCACCAGCAGTACGGCGGAAGCGCCCCAGCTGGCGCGGCCTTCCCGGGCGATGCCGTAGCTTCCGTCAATCGGATGCCGCATGTAGAAGAAACTGTAGGCCAGGTTGTCCCGCAGGCCGCCTTCCTTCCGTTTCATCCCCTTCCGGAGCTTTTCGGAAAGCCGGATCTTCCGGTCCACGGCCTTCCATACCTTCCACAGGATGAAGGCCGCGATGGCCGCTGCGAAAATCCAGGTCACATATTTTTTCAGCCAGATGTTCCGGATTTCCCAGAAAGCGTCCGAGTATCCGGTCCGGTCCTTCGCCAGCCGCGCGTACTTCAGGGCGGTCTCGTAGTTTTCTTCCTGGAAGTAAGCCCGGCCCATGGCCCGGTTCGCCACGTCAAACAGGCTGTTCATATCCAGCACCTGCTGCAGCGGCTCCTTGCTTTCGGTATACCGGCCGATCGAGTACAGGTACAGGGCTTCATGGATCAGGTCCGTGAATTCCGTCGGCTCAAACACCTGGATCATGCCGGAAGCGGAGTCCAGCACATACAGCCGGTCCTGTGCGTCCACGTCGATCGCCGAAACGGTCGTGAACAGGCCGATCCGGTTGTTGCCGTCATCCTTGCCGCCGTAAACGAAGATCAGTTCCCCGTCGTTGTTGTACTCGTAAACGAATCCCTTCTGGTCGGCCACATAGATGTTGTTGTGGTTGCCGGCCGCGATGGAGGCGGGAATATCCACGCTTTCGGCGCTGTCAATCAGGTTGATGCCGGCGATGTTCAGCCGTTTCACGGTCTTCAGGCCGTCGCCACGGGTTACCGTATAGATCAGGCCGCGCGCGTCAATCGCGAGGTTGTCCGGCGTGGCGGGGATATTGCTGACCATCTTGGCCCGCTGGGCTTCCGTCAGGATCGCCCGGTAAATGATCGTCCGGAAATCCGCCGAGGCATAGTTGGTGCCGAAATAGCCCAGGAACGTTCCCCCGTCGATCGGTGAAATCTCCACGATACCGTTCGTGTTGCTCTCGCAAATCACAAACAGGATTCCCGCGTCATTCACAACCACCTTGATCGGCATGAAGGAAAGCCCTTCGCCGTACAGCGGGTTGTCCGGCTTGCCGTAGGTATTCAGCAGCGTCCCGTCCGGGCCGAATTCAAACACCGCTTCCGCGTCCCGGTCCGCCGCGTATACATGCCCGTCCTTCGTCACAAACACGCCTTTGGGGGTCTGCAGCGTGCCCTTCCCGATCTCGGCCTTCAGGGTTCCGTCCGCCGTTCCGGCCAGGATGCGGTGGTTTTTCGTATCCGCCACATAGATCGTGCCGTCATCCGTTACAAACAGGTCGTCCGGACTGGAGAAGGACTGGTCGCCGAACTTGACGATCGCCTGCTTTGCCAGGTATGCGGTCTGGGTTTCCTGGATGTCTCCGTAGCCGTTCACCGTGTAGGTGACGTAGGGCGTATCCGCCCCGGCCGCGGAAAACAGCATCAGGAAAAGCACCAGCGCTGCCAGCAGCCCCGCGGCAAATCTCTTCCCGGTTTCAGCATTCCTTTTCACGGTTTCTTGTCCCTTCCCGTCATGCATGTCACTTGATGCCGGAGGTCGCCATGGTGTTCATCACGGCGTTCTGGCAGATGATAAACAGA
It encodes the following:
- a CDS encoding carbohydrate ABC transporter permease; protein product: MGTRDRNGMIKLIAIYGLLICIGFIYLYPILYMISASFMTLDDLLDSSIQWIPSSFNLDNYRQAGASMNYGNSLLQSFLIAGLPTLCNLVACSLTGYGLARYKFRGKGIIIGLIILTFVLPRQITMIPTYSMYANLGILNSVWAFIVPAIVAQGLNAPIFIMIFWQFFRNVPQALVEAAKIDGAGHFKSFFSISLPTAAPAFITVALFSFVWYWNEFYLTQLFVHGVLVESSLTTLIIQLQNFNTNYSSYAQTAASGATNLNESIKMAGTLIAVLPLMILYFVLQRHFVESIDRTGITGE
- a CDS encoding sugar ABC transporter permease, whose amino-acid sequence is MFVLPWIIGAAVFLVYPLFMSFWYALNNIRLTSEGMRFTFLAQGNFTQILLSDPDFLPELVDYLLSTVISVPVIVVFAMMIALMLNEKIKGKGFFRLIFFLPVIIVSGPILNSLTEQNAGTISVIDTQAVTGAISSFLPEVIATPIAGLFSNMVTILWYSGVPILIFLSALQKIDKSQYEAAYVDGASGWEMFWKITLPSLKPMILLNCVYTIVFVSSNDQNKLIGLIKSAMFSGTSEKGYGYASAMAWLYSLVVLLLVGIFALIFMTRKDRYEKDARKADRKAKAERRKVLKIQRRQARHAKKYNRPTVR
- a CDS encoding YIP1 family protein, with product MHDGKGQETVKRNAETGKRFAAGLLAALVLFLMLFSAAGADTPYVTYTVNGYGDIQETQTAYLAKQAIVKFGDQSFSSPDDLFVTDDGTIYVADTKNHRILAGTADGTLKAEIGKGTLQTPKGVFVTKDGHVYAADRDAEAVFEFGPDGTLLNTYGKPDNPLYGEGLSFMPIKVVVNDAGILFVICESNTNGIVEISPIDGGTFLGYFGTNYASADFRTIIYRAILTEAQRAKMVSNIPATPDNLAIDARGLIYTVTRGDGLKTVKRLNIAGINLIDSAESVDIPASIAAGNHNNIYVADQKGFVYEYNNDGELIFVYGGKDDGNNRIGLFTTVSAIDVDAQDRLYVLDSASGMIQVFEPTEFTDLIHEALYLYSIGRYTESKEPLQQVLDMNSLFDVANRAMGRAYFQEENYETALKYARLAKDRTGYSDAFWEIRNIWLKKYVTWIFAAAIAAFILWKVWKAVDRKIRLSEKLRKGMKRKEGGLRDNLAYSFFYMRHPIDGSYGIAREGRASWGASAVLLVIFILEFLADKYLCGFLQKTIQDGRYEIFSDIGMILVTVAGLTLCNYLVCTINDGEGRVKQIFTYFCYSLTPYILLTPVCFLLSHVLTTNEQFLITLIRLLIYGWSAVLIVLGIKEVNNYTAKETAKVIFLTIFTVLILALIIFIIYVLWAQVFEFVSALFGEAVYRVG